The following are encoded in a window of Leptolyngbya sp. 'hensonii' genomic DNA:
- a CDS encoding NB-ARC domain-containing protein, protein MTDPVTSLAELIADAIAGNPTKIRSELAIAQTQTLYQLVQDKFQHESEVSDALAVIEQGSSTALDHLIEHLKLALQQDAEFAAEAQAIIQSIYPEKLQSLDGMTMTATGNAQAFQTKVEGGTAYVGNNYITQPQPLPSPVGIPENLPRSGIEPEKFVGRADELKWLHHRLQQENCVAISAIAGMGGVGKTELALQYAIAHQNDYSGGVCWIEAREQNVAAQIVDFATVHLGLNLPNNLTKLTDQVCWCWQHWNLNQVLIIFNDVADYANIRPYLPPPNSRFHVLLTTRLRLLKDSERLELNVLHPDAAMLLLGLLTGAERVEAEAVVARTICQWLGYLPLGLELVGRYLARKPDLSLAAMLERLQAKRLEQQALKKPKSEADMTAQMGVADAFDLSWREIPSLAQMVGCFLSIFDVVPIPWNLVEECFPNHEEEELEEARDDFLLAFHLLQREGKQAYRLHELIREFFQVKLVELEQTDSLWQAVTLKVAAIAKHNPLLVSETLRKKWLNWQWITDVTQLTALDWGWQVRTASHAWIEGLGALARITFHLRDDGTLPTLGVSLNQQYLDQPWGPIPYVRTGWSFSPPRAKTVVDLPPESQHIFQDDDAARISAWSILSDAGWNHFTSAPLNLQTSWAWQRTFEGIVSSLTARLKDRSLPVQAGYLSLEAAWYAAAHLLKRDPFLITPTLLDTLEEPLSRTEPSSLTLRMQHCYKQLRIEIEAARHRGQTHLCLPLSVQNFRQHNWAPDSLLAYATNIYQGAVEGYERIVTTWFSRLVPKLPLAAIFPVQLVGVVVPPCFSSEGISISQFWQPLPKNQLSGVDFRLSDRPISTDDSRWRAAQEQFRSLHPQTSLHPNITVHSTSRLTSQWLGVCPVTELVYQWLWNDLQRAGWVKEGRLEEAGHPYWR, encoded by the coding sequence ATGACAGACCCCGTAACCTCGCTGGCGGAATTGATTGCGGATGCTATTGCTGGCAATCCCACAAAAATACGAAGCGAGCTTGCGATCGCTCAAACGCAAACCTTGTATCAACTGGTTCAGGACAAGTTTCAGCACGAGTCCGAAGTTTCAGATGCTTTGGCAGTTATTGAACAGGGTTCCAGTACAGCATTGGATCACTTGATCGAACATCTGAAATTAGCACTTCAACAGGATGCTGAATTTGCTGCCGAAGCACAAGCAATTATTCAGAGCATTTATCCAGAAAAGTTGCAGAGTCTGGATGGCATGACCATGACTGCCACTGGTAATGCTCAAGCCTTTCAAACCAAGGTCGAGGGTGGAACTGCTTATGTTGGCAACAACTATATTACTCAACCTCAACCCTTACCATCTCCCGTTGGTATTCCCGAAAATCTGCCTCGTAGTGGGATTGAACCAGAAAAATTTGTTGGTCGTGCTGATGAACTGAAATGGTTGCATCATCGATTGCAGCAAGAGAATTGCGTAGCGATCTCTGCGATCGCCGGTATGGGTGGTGTCGGTAAGACAGAACTTGCCCTTCAGTATGCAATCGCTCATCAAAACGATTACAGTGGCGGTGTCTGTTGGATAGAAGCACGAGAACAGAATGTAGCGGCGCAGATTGTTGACTTTGCTACCGTGCATTTGGGCTTGAACCTGCCAAACAACTTAACAAAATTAACCGATCAAGTCTGCTGGTGCTGGCAGCACTGGAATCTCAATCAGGTCTTGATCATCTTCAACGATGTTGCTGACTACGCTAATATTCGACCTTACCTGCCACCACCCAATTCTCGCTTTCATGTTCTCCTTACAACCAGACTACGACTACTGAAGGATTCAGAACGGCTAGAATTAAACGTTCTCCATCCTGATGCTGCGATGTTGCTATTGGGTCTTTTGACAGGAGCAGAGCGAGTCGAGGCAGAGGCAGTAGTAGCCAGAACAATTTGCCAGTGGCTTGGCTATCTTCCCCTTGGTTTGGAACTGGTTGGACGATATCTTGCACGAAAACCAGATTTGTCTCTAGCAGCGATGTTAGAGCGTCTACAAGCTAAAAGGTTGGAGCAGCAGGCGCTCAAGAAACCGAAGTCTGAAGCTGACATGACGGCACAAATGGGCGTAGCTGATGCCTTTGATTTGAGTTGGCGAGAGATCCCCTCCCTTGCCCAGATGGTCGGGTGTTTTCTCAGCATTTTTGATGTTGTTCCAATTCCCTGGAACTTAGTGGAAGAATGTTTTCCTAATCATGAAGAGGAAGAACTGGAAGAAGCCAGAGACGATTTTCTGCTAGCTTTTCATCTGCTTCAGCGTGAAGGTAAACAGGCGTACAGGTTGCACGAACTGATCCGAGAGTTTTTCCAGGTCAAACTGGTTGAGTTAGAACAAACGGATAGCCTATGGCAGGCAGTTACTTTGAAAGTCGCAGCGATCGCAAAACACAATCCCTTGCTGGTCTCTGAAACTCTTCGTAAGAAATGGTTGAACTGGCAGTGGATTACAGATGTTACTCAATTGACGGCACTCGATTGGGGATGGCAGGTTCGAACTGCGTCACATGCCTGGATAGAGGGGTTGGGTGCATTAGCCCGTATCACCTTCCATCTGCGGGACGACGGTACTCTTCCTACGCTTGGAGTCAGTTTAAACCAGCAGTATTTAGATCAGCCCTGGGGACCGATCCCCTACGTGCGAACTGGCTGGAGTTTTTCACCTCCTAGAGCAAAGACTGTTGTTGACTTACCGCCAGAAAGCCAACACATTTTTCAGGATGACGATGCTGCTCGTATTTCAGCCTGGAGCATACTTTCCGATGCTGGTTGGAACCATTTCACGTCTGCACCGCTCAATCTGCAGACATCCTGGGCTTGGCAACGAACATTTGAGGGCATTGTTAGCTCGTTGACTGCACGGTTAAAAGATCGATCGCTTCCTGTACAAGCAGGCTACCTCTCACTAGAAGCGGCTTGGTATGCAGCAGCTCATCTACTTAAACGTGATCCGTTCCTTATAACCCCGACCCTACTAGACACCTTAGAGGAACCACTATCTCGGACTGAACCGTCAAGTCTTACATTGAGAATGCAACACTGCTACAAACAACTCAGAATTGAGATTGAGGCTGCACGTCATAGGGGGCAAACGCACCTTTGTCTCCCACTGTCTGTTCAGAACTTTAGACAGCACAATTGGGCTCCTGATTCTTTGCTGGCTTATGCTACAAACATCTATCAGGGAGCAGTGGAAGGGTATGAACGGATTGTTACGACTTGGTTTTCAAGATTGGTACCTAAATTACCACTTGCAGCCATCTTTCCAGTTCAGCTAGTTGGTGTAGTTGTACCACCTTGCTTTAGCTCAGAGGGAATCAGCATTTCTCAATTTTGGCAGCCACTACCTAAGAATCAGCTCAGTGGAGTGGACTTCAGGCTGAGCGATCGCCCAATCTCGACCGACGATTCTCGCTGGCGCGCAGCACAGGAGCAGTTCCGTTCTTTACACCCTCAAACATCACTGCATCCAAATATAACCGTCCATTCAACTTCACGGTTGACTTCTCAATGGCTAGGGGTATGCCCTGTAACAGAACTGGTTTACCAGTGGCTCTGGAATGACCTGCAAAGGGCTGGCTGGGTTAAAGAAGGGAGGTTAGAAGAGGCTGGGCATCCTTACTGGCGGTAA